In the Streptomyces formicae genome, one interval contains:
- a CDS encoding LysR family substrate-binding domain-containing protein: MTGSDVSPSFRLAYVPGVTPAKWVRIWNERQPDVPLTLHTVSAAEAPDVLRGGGADAGFVRLPIDRTALSAIPLYTETTVVIVPKDHVVAAVDEVSADDLADEIVLHPLDDVLEWERRPGLPANERPATTEDAVELVAAGIGVLVVPQSLARLHHRKDLTYRPVSDAPESRVALSWPEDATTDLVEDFIGIVRGRTVNSSRGRTQASAQAQQKDKRPETAGGARRKPSGGGKPGSGKSGSGKSGAGKAARGGGGTARAKSGKPTAKRGKPKRRS; encoded by the coding sequence GTGACAGGCTCGGATGTATCCCCCTCGTTCCGGCTCGCCTACGTCCCGGGCGTGACACCCGCCAAATGGGTGCGTATCTGGAACGAGCGGCAGCCCGACGTCCCGCTGACGCTCCACACGGTGTCCGCCGCCGAAGCCCCCGACGTGCTGCGCGGCGGCGGGGCCGACGCCGGATTCGTCCGGCTGCCCATCGACCGTACGGCGCTCAGCGCGATCCCCCTCTACACCGAGACGACCGTGGTGATCGTCCCCAAGGACCACGTCGTGGCGGCGGTCGACGAGGTGTCCGCCGATGACCTCGCCGACGAGATCGTGCTCCATCCGCTCGACGACGTCCTGGAGTGGGAGCGGCGGCCCGGACTGCCCGCGAACGAGCGGCCCGCCACGACCGAGGACGCCGTGGAACTGGTGGCGGCGGGCATCGGCGTGCTCGTCGTACCCCAGTCGCTCGCCCGGCTGCACCACCGCAAGGACCTCACCTACCGGCCGGTCTCCGACGCGCCGGAGTCGCGCGTCGCGCTGTCCTGGCCCGAGGACGCGACCACGGACCTGGTGGAGGACTTCATCGGGATCGTGCGCGGACGCACGGTGAACAGCTCGCGGGGACGCACGCAGGCGTCGGCGCAGGCGCAGCAGAAGGACAAGCGCCCGGAGACGGCGGGCGGCGCGCGGCGGAAGCCGTCCGGTGGGGGCAAGCCGGGCTCGGGGAAGTCCGGCTCGGGGAAGTCGGGTGCGGGCAAGGCCGCGCGCGGGGGCGGCGGCACCGCACGGGCCAAGTCGGGCAAGCCGACCGCCAAGCGGGGCAAGCCCAAGCGCCGGTCGTAG
- a CDS encoding FABP family protein yields MFDPVPGHPFPDGHRPDKAPAPHPLLAPVLGLLGTWHGRGRGEYPTLEADFSYAQEVTFSHDGRPFLHYQARAWLLDADGAPLRPSARESGWWRLQADGRVEALITQPTGIAEIAVGRAADGTVDIATHEVARTPTAKEVDATRRRYTLTDADTLDFAHDLAAVGQPLQHHLSAQLLRRGA; encoded by the coding sequence ATGTTCGACCCCGTACCCGGGCACCCGTTCCCCGACGGACACCGCCCCGACAAGGCGCCCGCGCCGCATCCCCTCCTCGCGCCGGTGCTCGGTCTCCTCGGCACCTGGCACGGCCGTGGGCGCGGCGAGTACCCCACGCTCGAAGCGGACTTCTCGTACGCCCAGGAAGTGACCTTCAGCCACGACGGCCGCCCCTTCCTGCACTATCAGGCCCGGGCCTGGCTGCTCGACGCCGACGGTGCGCCGCTGCGCCCCTCCGCCCGCGAGAGCGGCTGGTGGCGGTTGCAGGCAGACGGCCGCGTCGAGGCACTGATCACCCAGCCCACCGGCATCGCGGAGATCGCGGTCGGCCGCGCCGCGGACGGCACGGTGGACATCGCGACCCACGAGGTGGCGCGCACGCCCACGGCCAAGGAGGTCGACGCCACCCGCCGCCGTTACACACTCACCGACGCCGACACGCTGGACTTCGCGCACGACCTCGCGGCGGTCGGACAGCCGTTGCAGCACCACCTCTCGGCCCAGCTGCTGCGCCGCGGCGCGTAG
- a CDS encoding MFS transporter, with protein MSTTSAPDRLQRGLTLGCSVLGAMIVALDGTVLTVVQPVLQRDLDASFAQVQWTSTGYLIAVASLLVFAGRLGDRYGHRRLFAVGTLGFALASAGIGLASGIGWVIALRVVQGVCGALLQPATLGMLRAAYPPEKIAMPIALRTSAIGLAAATGPLLGGALATHLGWRAVFFLNVVPALAIGVIALLVRVPAPRRPGPAPRLDVPGAVLLAVTLAALVHTLVAVADAGPTAGAAAGLLVVAGAGGAFVRHERRTHGPLVSPGLVASAAVGPALCILLAASAAMFGTLFVGTYFLQDVLALDPLRSAVQALPLAVMMVVAAPLAAVLLRAHGPRRTITAAMAVLTVGVLVLSRLGPDPGTVAVGGGFLLVGAGFGTVMVAATTVVVRHAPVGEAGVAGGLQQTAMNVGPALGVALATALMTLLAPATTRPGDPAPRWNDGDFVAAMGPTLTVLAVVAALGALAAARLPRRTPTATTSPASPASTKPAEPAEPAGPR; from the coding sequence ATGAGCACCACATCCGCGCCCGACCGGCTCCAGCGCGGCCTCACGCTGGGGTGCAGCGTCCTCGGTGCCATGATCGTCGCCCTGGACGGCACCGTGCTGACCGTCGTCCAGCCCGTCCTGCAACGCGACCTGGACGCCTCCTTCGCGCAGGTGCAGTGGACGAGCACCGGCTACCTCATCGCCGTGGCGAGCCTGCTCGTCTTCGCCGGACGGCTCGGCGACCGGTACGGGCACCGGCGACTCTTCGCCGTCGGCACCCTCGGCTTCGCGCTCGCCTCGGCGGGCATCGGGCTCGCGTCCGGCATCGGCTGGGTGATCGCGCTGCGCGTCGTCCAGGGCGTCTGCGGCGCCCTGCTCCAGCCCGCCACCCTCGGGATGCTGCGGGCCGCGTACCCGCCCGAGAAGATCGCCATGCCCATCGCGCTGCGGACCAGCGCCATCGGGCTCGCGGCCGCCACGGGCCCGCTGCTCGGCGGCGCGCTCGCCACCCACCTGGGCTGGCGTGCCGTCTTCTTCCTCAACGTCGTGCCCGCGCTCGCGATCGGCGTCATCGCCCTGCTGGTCCGGGTGCCCGCGCCGCGCCGCCCGGGTCCCGCGCCCCGGCTCGACGTGCCGGGTGCCGTGCTGCTCGCGGTGACTCTGGCCGCTCTCGTGCACACGCTGGTCGCCGTCGCCGATGCGGGACCGACGGCGGGGGCCGCGGCGGGGCTCCTGGTGGTGGCGGGCGCGGGCGGTGCGTTCGTCCGGCACGAGCGGCGTACGCACGGGCCCCTCGTGTCGCCCGGACTGGTCGCCTCCGCCGCCGTCGGTCCTGCGCTCTGCATTCTGCTCGCCGCGTCCGCCGCGATGTTCGGGACGCTCTTCGTCGGCACGTACTTCCTTCAGGACGTCCTCGCGCTCGACCCGCTGCGCAGCGCCGTCCAGGCGCTGCCCCTCGCCGTGATGATGGTGGTGGCCGCGCCGCTCGCGGCCGTACTGCTGCGCGCGCACGGGCCGCGGCGGACGATCACGGCGGCGATGGCGGTGCTCACGGTCGGCGTGCTCGTCCTGTCGCGCCTCGGCCCCGATCCCGGGACCGTGGCCGTCGGCGGCGGGTTCCTGCTGGTCGGCGCCGGGTTCGGCACCGTGATGGTGGCCGCGACCACCGTGGTCGTACGGCATGCCCCGGTGGGCGAGGCCGGAGTCGCGGGCGGGCTCCAGCAGACGGCGATGAACGTCGGCCCCGCGCTGGGCGTCGCTCTCGCGACGGCCCTGATGACCCTCCTCGCCCCGGCCACCACGCGGCCCGGCGACCCGGCGCCGCGCTGGAACGACGGTGACTTCGTGGCCGCGATGGGCCCGACGCTCACGGTGCTCGCGGTGGTCGCGGCGCTCGGCGCGCTCGCGGCAGCCCGACTGCCGCGCCGGACCCCCACGGCCACCACATCCCCCGCGTCCCCCGCGTCCACCAAGCCCGCCGAGCCCGCCGAGCCCGCCGGACCCAGGTGA
- a CDS encoding DUF6299 family protein has translation MRGSLVAASAVVAAGLLTGVTGPADAITIGSGAVTTDAEGTVSRDGAVTVSGTYRCSPRSAPGPVFVSSTVRQGSVRHGIGGTAARCDGAEHTWVNHERPGNGTSLKPGSAEVEATLMHLNTRSGLPVPTFLASDRQDVELRPARD, from the coding sequence GTGCGAGGAAGTCTTGTCGCCGCGAGTGCCGTGGTCGCTGCGGGGCTGTTGACGGGAGTGACGGGTCCGGCGGACGCGATCACGATCGGGTCCGGGGCGGTGACCACCGACGCGGAGGGGACCGTTTCCCGGGACGGGGCGGTCACCGTCTCCGGGACCTACCGCTGTTCTCCGCGGTCCGCCCCGGGACCGGTGTTCGTGTCGTCGACGGTGCGGCAGGGCTCCGTGCGGCACGGCATCGGCGGGACGGCCGCTCGGTGCGACGGCGCCGAGCACACCTGGGTGAACCACGAGAGGCCCGGGAACGGGACGTCCCTGAAGCCCGGATCCGCCGAGGTCGAGGCGACCTTGATGCATCTGAACACCCGTAGCGGGCTGCCCGTGCCGACCTTCCTCGCGAGCGACCGGCAGGACGTCGAACTGCGCCCGGCGAGGGACTGA
- the argJ gene encoding bifunctional glutamate N-acetyltransferase/amino-acid acetyltransferase ArgJ — MSVTAAQGFRAAGIAAGIKQNGNPDLALVVNDGPRLAAAGVFTSNRVKAAPVLWSEQVLKGGVVSAVILNSGGANACTGPQGFQDTHATAERVAEVLDGVNAGEVAVASTGLIGVTLPMDKLLPGVAAAAGELSAHGGEKAAIAIKTTDSVHKTSVVTKDGWTVGGMAKGAGMLAPGLATMLVVLTTDADLESAVLDRALRDATRLTFDRVDSDGCMSTNDTVLLLASGASEVTPEYAEFAAAVREVCDDLGRQLIGDAEGASKDIKVEVVNAASEADAVEVGRSIARNNLLKCALHGEDPNWGRVLSAIGTTSAAFDPNQLNVAINGVWVCKNGSVGEDRELVDMRYREVVITADLAAGAETATIWTNDLTADYVHENSAYSS; from the coding sequence GTGAGCGTCACGGCAGCGCAAGGGTTCCGGGCGGCGGGCATCGCCGCGGGAATCAAGCAGAACGGCAACCCGGACCTGGCCCTCGTGGTCAACGACGGGCCCCGCCTGGCCGCCGCGGGCGTCTTCACCTCCAACCGCGTCAAGGCCGCCCCCGTCCTCTGGTCGGAGCAGGTGCTCAAGGGCGGCGTCGTCTCCGCCGTCATCCTCAACTCCGGTGGCGCCAACGCCTGTACGGGTCCGCAGGGCTTCCAGGACACGCACGCCACCGCCGAGCGGGTCGCCGAGGTGCTCGACGGCGTGAACGCGGGCGAGGTCGCCGTCGCCTCGACCGGGCTCATCGGCGTGACCCTGCCCATGGACAAGCTGCTGCCCGGCGTCGCGGCCGCGGCCGGTGAACTCTCCGCGCACGGCGGCGAGAAGGCCGCCATCGCCATCAAGACCACCGACAGCGTGCACAAGACGTCGGTCGTCACCAAGGACGGCTGGACCGTCGGCGGCATGGCCAAGGGCGCGGGCATGCTCGCCCCCGGCCTCGCCACGATGCTCGTCGTGCTGACCACCGACGCCGACCTGGAGTCCGCCGTCCTGGACAGGGCGCTGCGCGACGCCACCCGGCTCACCTTCGACCGCGTCGACTCCGACGGCTGCATGTCGACCAACGACACGGTCCTGCTGCTGGCCTCGGGCGCCTCCGAAGTCACCCCGGAGTACGCCGAGTTCGCGGCGGCCGTACGCGAGGTCTGCGACGACCTCGGACGGCAGCTGATCGGCGACGCCGAGGGCGCCAGCAAGGACATCAAGGTCGAGGTGGTCAACGCCGCGAGCGAGGCCGACGCCGTCGAGGTCGGCCGGTCCATCGCCCGTAACAACCTCCTCAAGTGCGCGCTGCACGGCGAGGACCCCAACTGGGGCCGGGTGCTCTCCGCGATCGGCACCACGTCCGCTGCCTTCGACCCGAACCAGCTCAACGTCGCCATCAACGGCGTCTGGGTCTGCAAGAACGGCAGCGTGGGCGAGGACCGCGAGCTCGTCGACATGCGCTACCGGGAGGTCGTCATCACCGCCGACCTGGCGGCCGGTGCCGAGACCGCGACGATCTGGACCAACGACCTCACCGCCGACTACGTCCACGAGAACAGCGCGTACAGCTCATGA
- a CDS encoding TetR/AcrR family transcriptional regulator, with protein MSEQDAGLRARLVDVGVELVAAQGVGALTLREIARRAGVSHGAPRRYFPTHVALLSAIARRGFAELAAETEKAGRAAGGASARARLRALSGAYLDFAAAHRGMFELMFRHDLLESNELGLRETSLPLFDVLVGLVAEARPTPEGGPGARVVAGALWANLHGIAQLWEWGSLRLASGAEHAEALLDAALDAHLGPEPR; from the coding sequence ATGAGCGAACAGGACGCCGGGCTGCGGGCCCGGCTTGTGGACGTGGGCGTCGAACTCGTGGCCGCGCAGGGGGTGGGGGCCCTCACCCTGCGGGAGATCGCCCGCAGGGCGGGCGTCTCGCACGGGGCACCCAGGCGGTACTTCCCCACGCACGTGGCGCTCCTGTCCGCCATCGCCCGGCGGGGCTTCGCCGAGCTGGCGGCCGAGACGGAGAAGGCGGGGAGAGCGGCGGGCGGGGCGAGTGCGCGGGCGCGGCTCAGGGCGCTGAGCGGGGCCTACCTCGACTTCGCGGCGGCCCACCGCGGCATGTTCGAGCTGATGTTCCGCCACGACCTCCTGGAGAGCAACGAACTCGGCCTGCGCGAGACCAGCCTGCCGCTGTTCGACGTGCTGGTCGGCCTGGTCGCCGAGGCGCGCCCGACGCCCGAAGGGGGTCCCGGGGCCCGTGTCGTCGCGGGCGCGCTCTGGGCGAACCTGCACGGCATCGCGCAACTGTGGGAGTGGGGCAGCCTGCGTCTCGCGTCGGGTGCCGAGCACGCGGAGGCGCTGCTCGACGCGGCCCTCGACGCCCATCTCGGACCGGAGCCGCGATGA
- the argC gene encoding N-acetyl-gamma-glutamyl-phosphate reductase, whose product MAVRAAVAGASGYAGGELLRLLLVHPEVEIGALTGNANAGQRLGALQPHLFPLADRVLEPTTPEVLAGHDVVFLALPHGQSAAVAEQLGPDVLVVDMGADFRLKDAADWEKFYGSPHAGTWPYGLPELPGGRAALEGAKRVAVPGCYPTAVSLALFPAYAADLVEPDAVIVAASGTSGAGKAAKPHLLGSEVMGSMSPYGVGGGHRHTPEMIQNLSAAAGTPVTVSFTPTLAPMPRGILATCSAKAKAGVTAETVRAAYEKAFADEPFVRLLPEGQWPATAAVYGSNAVQVQVAYDEAAGRVVVISAIDNLAKGTAGGAVQSMNIALGLPEDTGLSTIGVAP is encoded by the coding sequence ATGGCGGTACGCGCAGCAGTGGCAGGGGCGAGTGGGTACGCGGGCGGCGAACTGCTGCGTCTGCTGCTTGTTCACCCCGAGGTGGAGATCGGCGCACTGACCGGCAACGCGAACGCGGGCCAGCGCCTCGGTGCGCTCCAGCCGCATCTGTTCCCGCTCGCCGACCGCGTCCTCGAGCCGACCACCCCCGAGGTGCTCGCCGGGCACGACGTGGTCTTCCTCGCGCTGCCCCACGGGCAGTCCGCCGCCGTCGCCGAGCAGCTCGGCCCCGACGTCCTCGTCGTGGACATGGGCGCCGACTTCCGGCTGAAGGACGCAGCGGACTGGGAGAAGTTCTACGGCAGCCCGCACGCGGGGACCTGGCCCTACGGGCTTCCCGAGCTGCCGGGCGGCCGCGCCGCCCTGGAAGGCGCCAAGCGCGTCGCGGTGCCGGGCTGCTACCCCACCGCCGTCTCGCTCGCGCTCTTCCCGGCGTACGCGGCGGACCTCGTCGAGCCCGACGCGGTGATCGTCGCCGCGTCCGGCACCTCCGGCGCGGGCAAGGCGGCCAAGCCGCACCTGCTCGGCTCCGAGGTCATGGGCTCCATGTCCCCGTACGGCGTGGGCGGCGGACACCGGCACACCCCCGAGATGATCCAGAACCTGAGCGCCGCCGCGGGCACCCCCGTCACCGTCTCCTTCACGCCGACGCTGGCCCCGATGCCGCGCGGCATCCTCGCCACGTGCAGCGCGAAGGCCAAGGCGGGCGTCACCGCCGAGACCGTACGCGCGGCGTATGAGAAGGCGTTCGCCGACGAGCCGTTCGTGCGCCTGCTGCCCGAGGGGCAGTGGCCCGCGACCGCCGCCGTGTACGGCTCGAACGCGGTGCAGGTCCAGGTCGCGTACGACGAGGCGGCGGGCCGCGTCGTGGTGATCAGCGCCATCGACAACCTCGCCAAGGGCACCGCGGGCGGCGCGGTGCAGAGCATGAACATCGCCCTCGGACTTCCCGAGGACACCGGACTTTCCACGATCGGAGTGGCACCGTGA
- the argB gene encoding acetylglutamate kinase, producing MSTPTARKHTALPKAQTLIEALPWLTRHRGKTVVIKFGGNAMVDEELKAAFAQDVVFLHHAGLRPVVVHGGGPQISKALDRHGIVSEFKAGLRVTTEEAMDVVRMVLAGQVQRELVGLLNQHGPLAVGLTGEDAHTITATKHQPRIEGELVDIGRVGQITEIDTGAIEALLADGRIPVVSSIARSQDDGHVYNVNADTAAAALAAALDAETLMVLTDVEGLYEDWPNSDEVISRLTATDLEKLLPELASGMVPKMEGCLHAVRNGVETARVIDGRVQHSILLEIFTDEGIGTMVVPDEKTDKKGES from the coding sequence ATGAGTACTCCCACCGCGCGCAAGCACACCGCCCTGCCCAAGGCGCAGACCCTCATCGAGGCGCTGCCCTGGCTCACCCGGCACCGTGGCAAGACCGTCGTCATCAAGTTCGGCGGCAACGCCATGGTCGACGAGGAGCTGAAGGCCGCCTTCGCGCAGGACGTCGTCTTCCTGCACCACGCGGGCCTCAGGCCCGTCGTCGTGCACGGCGGCGGACCGCAGATCAGCAAGGCCCTCGACCGGCACGGCATCGTCAGCGAGTTCAAGGCGGGCCTGCGCGTCACCACTGAGGAGGCCATGGACGTCGTACGCATGGTGCTCGCAGGACAGGTGCAGCGCGAGCTCGTCGGCCTGCTCAACCAGCACGGCCCGCTCGCCGTCGGCCTCACCGGCGAGGACGCGCACACCATCACCGCCACCAAGCACCAGCCCCGCATCGAGGGCGAGCTGGTCGACATCGGCCGGGTCGGCCAGATCACCGAGATCGACACCGGCGCCATCGAGGCGCTGCTCGCCGACGGCCGCATCCCGGTGGTCTCCTCGATCGCCCGTTCCCAGGACGACGGACATGTCTACAACGTCAATGCTGATACGGCGGCTGCGGCACTCGCTGCGGCGCTTGATGCCGAGACCCTGATGGTCCTCACCGACGTCGAGGGCCTCTACGAGGACTGGCCGAACAGCGACGAGGTGATAAGCCGCCTCACCGCCACCGATCTGGAGAAGCTCCTGCCCGAGCTGGCCAGCGGCATGGTCCCGAAGATGGAGGGCTGTCTGCACGCTGTGCGCAACGGCGTCGAGACGGCCCGCGTGATCGACGGCCGGGTCCAGCACTCGATCCTGCTGGAGATCTTCACCGACGAAGGAATCGGCACGATGGTCGTGCCCGACGAGAAGACCGACAAGAAGGGGGAGTCATGA
- a CDS encoding DUF5997 family protein, translating to MTSHQTTQTMKPATAAKKLGVYLQATPAEFQEGVVSRAELAALQADPPEWLQELRRNGPHPRPVVAAKLGVSIAGLARGGVTEPLTTEQIEALKQEFPSWLRQERATQAEVRKETVRIKEKHKEQKDRAEDQGRDQ from the coding sequence ATGACGTCGCACCAGACCACCCAGACCATGAAGCCCGCGACCGCGGCGAAGAAGCTGGGTGTGTACCTCCAGGCCACACCCGCCGAGTTCCAGGAGGGTGTCGTCTCGCGCGCCGAGCTCGCCGCGCTGCAGGCCGACCCGCCCGAGTGGCTCCAGGAGCTGCGGCGCAACGGCCCGCACCCTCGCCCCGTGGTCGCGGCCAAGCTGGGCGTCTCCATCGCGGGTCTGGCCCGTGGCGGAGTCACCGAGCCGCTCACCACGGAGCAGATCGAGGCCCTGAAGCAGGAGTTCCCCTCGTGGCTGCGCCAGGAGCGCGCCACCCAGGCCGAGGTCCGCAAGGAGACGGTCCGCATCAAGGAGAAGCACAAGGAGCAGAAGGACCGGGCCGAGGACCAGGGCCGGGACCAGTAG
- a CDS encoding NADP-dependent isocitrate dehydrogenase, whose amino-acid sequence MTDSTIIYTHTDEAPALATHSFLPVVQAYASTAGVSVETRDISLAGRIIASFPERLEENQRISDALAELGELAKTPQANIIKLPNISASIPQLKAAIAELQGQGYALPDYPDDPKTDEERDTRARYDKVKGSAVNPVLREGNSDRRAPASVKNYAKAHPHRMGAWTADSKTNVATMGADDFRSTEKSAVISEAGSLRIELAGEDGSTTVLRESVPVLAGEVVDASVMRVAQLREFLTAQVARAKAEGVLFSVHLKATMMKVSDPIVFGHVVRAFFPKTFAAYGETLAAAGLTPNDGLGGIYKGLESLPEGEKIKASFEAELAEGPELAMVDSDKGISNLHVPSDVIVDASMPAMIRTSGHMWGPDGDEHDTLAVLPDSSYSGVYQVVLDDCRANGAFDPSTMGSVPNVGLMAQKAEEYGSHDKTFEVAAAGTVRVVDGAGNVVLEQSVAAGDIFRMCQTKDLPIQDWVKLAVTRARATGTPAVFWLDENRAHDAVLIEKVAAYLAEHDTAGLDIKIMSPVEATAFSLKRIRRGEDTISVTGNVLRDYLTDLFPILELGTSAKMLSVVPLMNGGGLFETGAGGSAPKHVQQLVKEDYLRWDSLGEFLALAVSFEHLATTTGNARAQVLADTLDRATGTFLNENKSPSRKLGGIDNRGSHFYLSLYWAQELAKQTDDAQLAEAFAALAKTLTEQEQTIVDELVAVQGNPVDIGGYYRPDAAKATAVMRPSATFNQALSTLS is encoded by the coding sequence GTGACTGACTCGACCATCATCTACACCCACACTGACGAGGCCCCGGCCCTGGCGACCCATTCGTTCTTGCCGGTGGTCCAGGCCTACGCCTCGACGGCGGGTGTCAGCGTGGAGACCCGCGACATCTCGCTCGCGGGCCGCATCATCGCGAGCTTCCCCGAGCGCCTCGAGGAGAACCAGCGGATCTCCGACGCCCTCGCGGAGCTCGGCGAGCTGGCCAAGACCCCCCAGGCCAACATCATCAAGCTGCCGAACATCTCGGCCTCGATCCCGCAGCTCAAGGCGGCCATCGCCGAGCTGCAGGGCCAGGGCTACGCGCTCCCCGACTACCCGGACGACCCCAAGACCGACGAGGAGCGCGACACCCGCGCCCGCTACGACAAGGTCAAGGGCAGCGCCGTCAACCCGGTCCTGCGCGAGGGCAACTCCGACCGCCGCGCCCCCGCGTCGGTCAAGAACTACGCCAAGGCCCACCCGCACCGCATGGGCGCCTGGACGGCCGACTCCAAGACGAACGTCGCCACCATGGGCGCCGACGACTTCCGCTCCACCGAGAAGTCCGCGGTGATCTCCGAGGCCGGTTCGCTGCGCATCGAGCTCGCCGGTGAGGACGGCTCCACCACCGTCCTGCGCGAGTCCGTACCGGTCCTGGCCGGCGAGGTCGTCGACGCCTCCGTCATGCGCGTCGCCCAGCTGCGCGAGTTCCTCACCGCGCAGGTCGCCCGCGCCAAGGCCGAGGGCGTGCTCTTCTCGGTGCACCTCAAGGCCACGATGATGAAGGTCTCGGACCCGATCGTCTTCGGCCACGTGGTCCGCGCCTTCTTCCCGAAGACCTTCGCCGCGTACGGCGAGACCCTGGCCGCCGCGGGTCTGACCCCGAACGACGGTCTCGGCGGCATCTACAAGGGCCTCGAGTCCCTCCCCGAGGGCGAGAAGATCAAGGCGTCCTTCGAGGCCGAGCTGGCCGAGGGCCCCGAGCTCGCCATGGTCGACTCCGACAAGGGCATCAGCAACCTGCACGTCCCGAGCGACGTCATCGTCGACGCCTCCATGCCGGCCATGATCCGCACCTCCGGCCACATGTGGGGCCCGGACGGCGACGAGCACGACACCCTCGCGGTCCTCCCGGACAGCAGCTACTCCGGCGTGTACCAGGTCGTCCTCGACGACTGCCGCGCCAACGGCGCCTTCGACCCCTCGACGATGGGCTCGGTCCCCAACGTCGGTCTGATGGCGCAGAAGGCCGAGGAGTACGGCAGCCACGACAAGACCTTCGAGGTCGCCGCCGCGGGCACCGTCCGCGTCGTCGACGGCGCCGGGAACGTCGTCCTGGAGCAGTCCGTCGCCGCCGGTGACATCTTCCGCATGTGCCAGACCAAGGACCTGCCGATCCAGGACTGGGTCAAGCTCGCTGTCACGCGCGCCCGCGCCACCGGCACCCCGGCCGTGTTCTGGCTGGACGAGAACCGCGCGCACGACGCCGTGCTCATCGAGAAGGTCGCGGCCTACCTCGCCGAGCACGACACCGCAGGGCTCGACATCAAGATCATGTCGCCGGTCGAGGCCACCGCGTTCTCGCTCAAGCGCATCCGCCGCGGCGAGGACACCATCTCCGTCACCGGCAACGTCCTGCGTGACTACCTCACCGACCTGTTCCCGATCCTGGAGCTCGGCACCAGCGCCAAGATGCTCTCGGTGGTCCCGCTGATGAACGGCGGCGGCCTCTTCGAGACGGGCGCCGGCGGCTCCGCGCCGAAGCACGTCCAGCAGCTGGTCAAGGAGGACTACCTGCGCTGGGACAGCCTGGGCGAGTTCCTCGCCCTCGCGGTCAGCTTCGAGCACCTCGCCACCACGACGGGCAACGCGCGCGCCCAGGTGCTCGCCGACACCCTCGACCGCGCGACCGGCACGTTCCTGAACGAGAACAAGTCGCCGAGCCGCAAGCTCGGTGGCATCGACAACCGCGGCAGCCACTTCTACCTCTCCCTGTACTGGGCGCAGGAGCTGGCCAAGCAGACCGACGACGCGCAGCTCGCGGAGGCGTTCGCGGCCCTGGCCAAGACGCTGACCGAGCAGGAGCAGACCATCGTCGACGAGCTCGTCGCGGTGCAGGGCAACCCGGTCGACATCGGCGGCTACTACCGGCCCGACGCCGCCAAGGCGACGGCCGTCATGCGCCCGTCGGCCACGTTCAACCAGGCGCTGTCGACCCTGAGCTGA